A window of Auraticoccus monumenti contains these coding sequences:
- a CDS encoding SIS domain-containing protein: MSAGEPPTREAPEPPGDGSSPGENGQEPSRAPRASALLKSRLVDAYREEFALGLEWAAADPTLEAAAARITGARRRFVLGAASSFTHASLLAAKLSAALAQVTLVDGTIVRPLDILSDVRDSDVLIVISLRRWRSYTIDNALPFVRAGGSLVVLTDSEENPLVEHASEAVVMRSGAGEPFARVPGGLRVHPESPQVSPIVVALVIDILATLSSASAKGAGRRLAERERLAGELGLYRD, translated from the coding sequence CCTCGCCGGGGGAGAACGGCCAGGAGCCGTCCCGGGCGCCGCGGGCGTCGGCGCTGCTGAAGTCCCGGCTGGTGGACGCCTACCGCGAGGAGTTCGCCCTCGGCCTGGAGTGGGCGGCCGCCGACCCCACGCTGGAGGCCGCCGCGGCCCGCATCACCGGGGCCCGGCGGCGCTTCGTGCTCGGGGCGGCCAGCTCGTTCACCCACGCCTCGCTGCTCGCGGCGAAGCTGAGCGCCGCGCTGGCGCAGGTCACCCTGGTCGACGGCACGATCGTCCGGCCGCTGGACATCCTCAGCGACGTCCGCGACAGCGACGTGCTGATCGTGATCTCGCTGCGGCGCTGGCGCAGCTACACCATCGACAACGCGCTGCCCTTCGTCCGGGCCGGCGGGTCCCTGGTGGTGCTGACCGACTCCGAGGAGAACCCGCTGGTGGAGCACGCCAGCGAGGCCGTGGTGATGCGCAGCGGAGCCGGCGAGCCCTTCGCCCGCGTCCCCGGAGGGCTGCGGGTGCACCCGGAGTCTCCCCAGGTCTCGCCCATCGTGGTCGCCCTGGTGATCGACATCCTGGCCACCCTCTCCAGCGCCAGCGCCAAGGGCGCCGGTCGCCGCCTGGCCGAGCGCGAGCGCCTCGCCGGCGAGCTCGGCCTCTACCGCGACTGA
- a CDS encoding DUF2510 domain-containing protein, whose amino-acid sequence MSSPGWFPDPSGRPGQLRWWDGRAWTTHLRPADGASGVTGTTRPPGPGPVGRPRTGRVLFVAAAVLVALVVVVVLVVQRAGGGGGPGGPGGQSTSDICVTPDQSPTPPPQDTPGRVTSGRVSVPDLGSGWSLQPDTRVPFGRGMMRQQMSVDDSPPWIVSLNVGTMVSGDGFFSPEQGVHVVMPCLIGEYYFDQDVERRDVRDEALTVDGHPGWVLETELTFDIEGLDFTSERLVLVIVDLDDGTAGAVVVDLPASAADREPELRAALDDIQIS is encoded by the coding sequence ATGTCGTCCCCCGGCTGGTTCCCCGACCCGAGCGGGCGTCCCGGGCAGCTGCGGTGGTGGGACGGGCGGGCCTGGACGACGCACCTGCGCCCGGCCGACGGTGCGAGCGGGGTCACCGGGACGACCCGACCGCCCGGGCCGGGTCCGGTGGGCCGTCCCAGGACCGGGCGGGTCCTCTTCGTCGCCGCCGCGGTGCTGGTCGCCCTGGTGGTCGTGGTGGTGCTGGTCGTGCAGCGCGCCGGTGGCGGCGGCGGGCCCGGCGGACCGGGCGGGCAGAGCACCAGCGACATCTGCGTGACCCCCGACCAGTCCCCCACCCCGCCGCCGCAGGACACCCCCGGCCGGGTCACCAGCGGCCGGGTGTCGGTCCCCGACCTCGGGTCCGGCTGGAGCCTGCAGCCGGACACCCGCGTCCCCTTCGGCCGCGGGATGATGCGCCAGCAGATGAGCGTGGACGACTCACCGCCGTGGATCGTCTCGCTCAACGTGGGCACGATGGTCTCCGGCGACGGGTTCTTCTCCCCCGAGCAGGGGGTGCACGTGGTGATGCCCTGCCTGATCGGTGAGTACTACTTCGATCAGGACGTGGAGCGCCGCGACGTCCGCGACGAGGCCCTGACCGTGGACGGCCACCCGGGCTGGGTGCTGGAGACCGAGCTGACCTTCGACATCGAGGGCCTGGACTTCACCAGCGAGCGGCTCGTGCTGGTCATCGTCGACCTCGACGACGGCACCGCCGGGGCGGTGGTGGTGGACCTGCCGGCCAGCGCCGCCGACCGCGAGCCCGAGCTCCGCGCCGCCCTGGACGACATCCAGATCTCCTGA